The following are from one region of the Coturnix japonica isolate 7356 chromosome 23, Coturnix japonica 2.1, whole genome shotgun sequence genome:
- the GJA4 gene encoding gap junction alpha-4 protein — protein MGDWGFLEKLLDQVQEHSTVIGKIWLTVLFIFRIMILVVAAERVWGDEQSDFVCNTKQPGCTNVCYDKAFPISHIRYWVLQFLFVSTPTLIYLGHVVYLSRKEEKLKQQENELRAIHSKDPKIEQALAAVEKKMSKIYMTEDGRLKIQGALMWTYIISVICKSIFEAGFLVGQWYLYGFSMVPRYVCKRDPCPHQVDCFISRPTEKTIFIIFMLVMGLISLILNLLELFHLCCKSLLNNIKKVPVPAGPSQGAFADDMGSGPYPAKHYPFLPMSESHTPPYQAYNKLSSEQNWANFRNEENLALGSSTRPLSDPYAPRAPDAPVLEEKLCSRPSSSASKKQYV, from the coding sequence ATGGGAGACTGGGGATTCCTGGAGAAACTGCTGGACCAAGTCCAGGAGCACTCAACTGTGATCGGGAAGATATGGCTCACAGTCCTGTTCATCTTCCGTATCATGATCCTGGTTGTGGCTGCAGAGAGAGTCTGGGGAGATGAGCAGTCGGACTTCGTGTGCAACACCAAACAGCCCGGCTGTACCAACGTCTGCTATGATAAAgccttccccatctcccacaTCCGTTACTGGGTGCTGCAGTTCCTCTTTGTCAGCACCCCGACCCTCATTTACCTGGGCCACGTTGTCTATCTCTCGCggaaggaggagaagctgaaacagCAGGAGAATGAGCTCCGGGCTATCCACAGCAAGGACCCAAAGATTGAACAAGCATTGGCAGCTGTAGAGAAGAAGATGTCCAAGATCTACATGACAGAGGATGGGCGACTCAAGATCCAAGGGGCGCTGATGTGGACGTACATCATCAGTGTGATCTGCAAGAGCATCTTTGAGGCAGGCTTCCTTGTTGGCCAGTGGTACCTGTATGGCTTCTCTATGGTGCCACGCTATGTGTGCAAGAGAGACCCCTGCCCACACCAGGTGGACTGCTTCATCTCCCGCCCCACCGAGAAGaccatcttcatcatcttcatgcTGGTGATGGGCCTCATCTCCTTAATCCTCAACCTCCTGGAGCTCTTCCACCTCTGCTGCAAGAGCCTGCTTAACAACATCAAGAAGGTGCCGGTGCCGGCTGGCCCGAGCCAGGGTGCCTTTGCTGATGACATGGGCTCGGGTCCCTACCCAGCCAAGCATTACCCCTTCCTGCCTATGTCCGAGAGCCACACGCCGCCCTACCAGGCCTACAACAAGCTCTCCAGTGAGCAGAACTGGGCCAACTTCCGCAATGAGGAGAACCTGGCAttgggcagcagcaccaggcccCTCTCGGACCCCTACGCCCCCAGGGCTCCAGATGCCCCAGTCCTTGAGGAGAAGCTGTGCAGCCGGCCCAGCAGCTCGGCATCCAAGAAGCAGTATGTCTAG